The Rhodopseudomonas palustris genome window below encodes:
- the ilvN gene encoding acetolactate synthase small subunit, whose amino-acid sequence MTQPASAYFMEDRHDPNETHTLSVLVQNEPGVLARVIGLFSGRGYNIESLTVSETENQKHLSRVTIVTTGTPMVIQQIKNQLDRMVPVYRVVDMTLTGRSIERELAMVKLRGTGDHRVESLRLAEAFRARVIDASTESFVFEITGNTSKINQFIELMRPLGLVEVVRTGVAAIGRGAEGM is encoded by the coding sequence ATGACCCAGCCCGCATCCGCCTATTTCATGGAAGATCGCCACGACCCGAACGAGACCCACACGCTGTCCGTCCTGGTGCAGAACGAGCCCGGCGTGCTGGCGCGGGTGATCGGGCTGTTTTCGGGGCGCGGCTACAATATCGAGAGCCTCACCGTCTCGGAGACCGAGAACCAGAAACATCTGTCGCGCGTCACCATCGTCACCACCGGCACGCCGATGGTGATCCAGCAGATCAAGAATCAGCTCGACCGCATGGTCCCGGTGTATCGCGTGGTCGACATGACGCTGACCGGCCGCTCGATCGAGCGCGAGCTGGCAATGGTCAAGCTGCGCGGCACCGGCGACCACCGCGTCGAATCGCTGCGGCTCGCCGAGGCGTTCCGTGCCCGGGTGATCGATGCCTCGACCGAGAGCTTCGTGTTCGAGATCACCGGCAACACGTCGAAGATCAATCAGTTCATCGAACTGATGCGGCCGCTCGGCCTGGTCGAAGTGGTCCGCACCGGCGTCGCCGCGATCGGCCGCGGCGCGGAGGGGATGTAA
- a CDS encoding EamA family transporter, producing the protein MRPADIALALVVALIWGLGFVFTRYALTEMSPTVLNLLRFAITALPCLLLPRPKLAWSIWIGISLLLVWQYLTQSWGMSQGVPAGLTAVIVQSQALFTIAFAAVLLGERPTRVQLIGIGVAACGLLMICFTVGYDFTFLAFAVTMTAPIAFAFTNLLLRQARDVPMLDLFAWISLVSLPPLALAAFAADGGPAIWREVSGLSPGVMAAMLSLSIGSTTIGYWIWGRLLQRYSAVQVVPFALLVPFIGAGASSLVFGETFGPLRLAGMLIVVAGLAIMLLFGRARPALPETA; encoded by the coding sequence ATGAGGCCAGCCGACATCGCGCTCGCGCTCGTCGTTGCGCTGATCTGGGGGCTGGGCTTCGTGTTCACGCGCTATGCGCTGACCGAGATGTCGCCGACGGTGCTCAATCTGCTGCGCTTCGCCATCACCGCGCTGCCGTGCCTGCTGCTGCCGCGGCCGAAGCTCGCCTGGTCGATCTGGATCGGCATCAGCCTGCTGCTGGTGTGGCAATATCTCACCCAGAGCTGGGGCATGTCGCAGGGCGTGCCGGCGGGGCTCACCGCGGTGATCGTGCAGAGCCAGGCGCTGTTCACCATTGCGTTTGCTGCGGTGCTGCTCGGCGAGCGGCCGACCCGGGTGCAACTGATCGGCATCGGCGTGGCGGCCTGCGGCCTGCTGATGATCTGCTTCACCGTCGGCTACGATTTCACCTTCCTGGCCTTCGCCGTCACCATGACGGCGCCGATCGCCTTCGCCTTCACCAACCTGTTGCTGCGACAGGCCCGCGACGTGCCGATGCTCGATTTGTTCGCCTGGATCAGCCTGGTGTCGCTGCCGCCGCTGGCGCTCGCCGCCTTCGCCGCCGATGGCGGCCCGGCGATCTGGCGGGAGGTGAGCGGTCTGTCGCCGGGGGTGATGGCGGCGATGCTGTCGCTGTCGATCGGCTCGACCACGATCGGCTACTGGATCTGGGGCCGGCTGCTGCAGCGCTACAGCGCCGTCCAGGTGGTGCCGTTCGCGCTGCTGGTGCCGTTCATCGGGGCGGGGGCCTCCAGCCTGGTGTTCGGCGAGACCTTCGGCCCGCTGCGGCTGGCCGGGATGCTGATCGTTGTCGCCGGCCTCGCCATCATGCTGCTGTTCGGCCGCGCCCGGCCGGCGCTGCCGGAGACCGCCTGA
- the ilvC gene encoding ketol-acid reductoisomerase produces the protein MRVYYDRDADLNLIKGKKVVIVGYGSQGHAHALNLKDSGVKDVAIALRKGSATAKKAEAAGFKVMEVAEAAKWADVMMMLTPDELQGEIYRDHLHDNMKQGAALLFAHGLNVHFNLIEPRADLDVLMVAPKGPGHTVRSEYQRGGGVPSLIAIHQDPSGNAHDLGLSYASAIGGGRAGIIETSFKEECETDLFGEQVVLCGGLVELIKAGFETLVEAGYAPEMAYFECLHEVKLIVDLIYEGGIANMNYSISNTAEYGEYVTGPRIVTAETKAEMKRVLADIQNGIFTRNWMLENKVNQTSFKATRAKLAAHPIEEVGAKLREMMPWIKKGALVDKSKN, from the coding sequence ATGCGAGTTTACTACGATCGCGACGCCGATTTGAACCTGATCAAGGGCAAGAAGGTCGTCATCGTCGGCTATGGCAGCCAGGGCCACGCCCACGCGCTGAACCTGAAGGATTCCGGCGTCAAGGACGTCGCGATCGCGCTGCGCAAGGGCTCGGCCACGGCCAAGAAGGCCGAAGCCGCCGGCTTCAAGGTGATGGAAGTCGCCGAGGCCGCGAAGTGGGCTGACGTGATGATGATGCTGACGCCCGACGAATTGCAGGGCGAGATCTATCGCGACCACCTGCACGACAACATGAAGCAGGGCGCGGCGCTGCTGTTCGCCCACGGCCTCAACGTCCACTTCAACCTGATCGAGCCGCGCGCCGATCTCGACGTGTTGATGGTCGCGCCGAAGGGCCCGGGCCACACCGTGCGCTCGGAATATCAGCGCGGCGGCGGCGTGCCGAGCCTGATCGCGATCCACCAGGATCCGTCGGGCAACGCCCACGACCTCGGTCTCAGCTACGCCTCGGCGATCGGCGGCGGCCGCGCCGGCATCATCGAGACCTCGTTCAAGGAAGAGTGCGAGACCGATCTGTTCGGCGAGCAGGTGGTGCTGTGCGGCGGCCTGGTCGAGCTGATCAAGGCCGGCTTCGAAACGCTGGTGGAAGCCGGCTACGCGCCGGAGATGGCGTATTTCGAGTGCCTGCACGAAGTGAAGCTGATCGTCGACCTGATCTATGAAGGCGGCATCGCCAACATGAACTACTCGATCTCCAACACCGCGGAATACGGCGAATACGTCACCGGCCCGCGCATCGTCACCGCCGAGACCAAGGCGGAGATGAAGCGCGTGCTCGCCGACATCCAGAACGGCATCTTCACCCGCAACTGGATGCTCGAGAACAAGGTCAACCAGACCTCGTTCAAGGCCACCCGCGCCAAACTCGCCGCCCACCCGATCGAGGAAGTCGGCGCCAAGCTGCGCGAGATGATGCCCTGGATCAAGAAGGGCGCGCTCGTGGACAAGAGCAAGAACTAA
- a CDS encoding host attachment family protein, translated as MTLIPHNALIVVADGGGAILLRNTGKPASVVLREERRLAPENLDDDGPSGSRPEDQTQSQTDEATFAKQLSLLINKMKLAGEFDSLVLIADPQTLGQMRPILHKTVEASLIRSLAKDYTNSSFDDIAEAIAA; from the coding sequence ATGACCCTTATTCCGCACAACGCACTGATCGTCGTGGCCGATGGCGGCGGAGCGATTCTGCTTCGAAACACCGGCAAACCGGCCAGCGTTGTGCTGCGCGAAGAACGCAGGCTGGCGCCGGAAAATCTCGATGACGACGGCCCGTCGGGCTCGCGCCCCGAGGATCAGACCCAGAGCCAGACCGACGAAGCCACCTTCGCCAAGCAGCTCAGCCTGCTGATCAACAAGATGAAGCTCGCCGGCGAGTTCGACAGTCTGGTGCTGATCGCCGACCCGCAGACGCTCGGCCAGATGCGCCCGATCCTGCACAAGACCGTCGAAGCCTCGCTGATCCGCTCGCTGGCGAAGGACTACACCAACAGTTCGTTCGACGACATCGCCGAGGCGATCGCGGCGTAG
- a CDS encoding acetolactate synthase 3 large subunit codes for MSDSTSHDPNQMTGAAMIVRAMKDHGVEHIFGYPGGAVLPIYDEIFQQSDVQHILVRHEQGAGHAAEGYARSTGKPGVVLVTSGPGATNMVTPLADALMDSIPIVCITGQVPTHLIGNDAFQECDTVGITRPCTKHNWLVRDIKDLARVLHEAFYVATSGRPGPVVVDVPKDVQFATGTYHPPRKDDVHVSYKPVTKGDPNQIRKAVAMLAAAKRPVIYSGGGVVNSGDEACRLLRELVEVTDFPITSTLMGLGAYPASGKNWLGMLGMHGTYEANMTMHGCDVMLCIGARFDDRITGRTDAFAPTAKKIHIDIDPSSINKNIRVDVPIIGDVASVLTDLLAVFKAEAKKPDIKPWWQQVATWRARNSLAYKKNNDLIMPQYAIQRLYEATRGRDTYITTEVGQHQMWAAQFFGFEQPKRWMTSGGLGTMGYGLPAALGVQVAHRDSLVIDIAGDASVQMTMQEMATAVQYELPIKIFILNNQYMGMVRQWQQLLHGNRLSHSYTEAMPDFVKLAEAYGGVGMQVTKPADLDGAIMDMIKVNKPVLFDCRVAALENCFPMIPSGKAHNEMLLPAEATDEATAAAFAGGKALV; via the coding sequence TATCCCGGCGGCGCGGTGCTTCCGATCTATGACGAGATCTTCCAGCAGTCCGACGTGCAGCACATCCTGGTCCGCCACGAGCAGGGCGCCGGCCATGCCGCCGAGGGCTATGCGCGCTCGACCGGCAAGCCGGGCGTCGTGCTGGTGACCTCGGGCCCGGGCGCCACCAACATGGTGACGCCGCTCGCCGATGCGCTGATGGATTCGATCCCGATCGTCTGCATCACCGGACAAGTTCCCACTCACCTGATCGGCAACGACGCCTTCCAGGAATGCGACACCGTCGGCATCACCCGGCCGTGCACCAAGCACAACTGGCTGGTGCGGGACATCAAGGATCTGGCGCGCGTGCTGCACGAGGCGTTCTACGTCGCGACCTCCGGCCGTCCGGGCCCGGTCGTGGTCGACGTGCCGAAGGACGTGCAGTTCGCCACCGGCACCTATCACCCGCCGCGCAAGGACGACGTCCACGTCTCCTACAAGCCGGTCACCAAGGGCGATCCGAACCAGATCCGCAAGGCGGTGGCGATGCTCGCCGCCGCCAAGCGGCCGGTGATCTATTCCGGCGGCGGCGTGGTCAATTCCGGCGACGAGGCGTGCCGCCTGCTGCGCGAACTGGTCGAGGTCACCGACTTCCCGATCACTTCGACGCTGATGGGGCTCGGCGCGTATCCGGCGTCCGGCAAGAACTGGCTCGGCATGCTCGGCATGCACGGCACCTACGAAGCCAACATGACGATGCACGGTTGCGACGTCATGCTGTGCATCGGCGCGCGCTTCGACGACCGCATCACCGGCCGCACCGACGCGTTCGCGCCGACCGCCAAGAAGATCCACATCGATATCGACCCGTCGTCGATCAACAAGAACATCCGCGTCGACGTGCCGATCATCGGCGACGTCGCCAGCGTGCTGACCGATCTGCTCGCGGTGTTCAAGGCCGAGGCGAAGAAGCCCGACATCAAGCCGTGGTGGCAGCAGGTCGCGACCTGGCGCGCGCGCAATTCGCTGGCGTACAAGAAGAACAACGACCTGATCATGCCGCAATACGCGATCCAGCGGCTGTACGAGGCGACGCGCGGCCGCGACACCTACATCACCACCGAAGTCGGCCAGCATCAGATGTGGGCGGCGCAGTTCTTCGGCTTCGAACAGCCGAAGCGCTGGATGACCTCGGGCGGGCTCGGCACCATGGGCTACGGCCTGCCGGCGGCGCTCGGCGTCCAGGTCGCGCATCGCGATTCGCTGGTGATCGATATCGCCGGCGACGCCTCGGTGCAGATGACGATGCAGGAGATGGCGACGGCGGTGCAGTACGAACTGCCGATCAAGATCTTCATCCTCAACAATCAGTACATGGGGATGGTGCGGCAGTGGCAGCAATTGCTGCACGGCAACCGGCTGTCGCATTCCTACACCGAGGCGATGCCGGACTTCGTCAAGCTCGCCGAGGCCTATGGCGGCGTCGGCATGCAGGTGACCAAGCCGGCCGATCTCGACGGCGCCATCATGGACATGATCAAGGTCAACAAGCCGGTGCTGTTCGACTGCCGCGTCGCCGCGCTGGAGAACTGCTTCCCGATGATCCCGTCTGGCAAGGCCCACAACGAAATGCTGCTGCCGGCGGAAGCCACCGACGAAGCCACCGCGGCGGCCTTCGCCGGCGGCAAGGCGCTGGTGTGA